A window of the Verrucomicrobiota bacterium genome harbors these coding sequences:
- a CDS encoding antitoxin, whose product MRTTLTLDDDVLELAARQAKLRGVSLGKTVSDLMRKGLSASTPAQDKDGLVVFQLPADSPKVTTDDVRRIEAEGV is encoded by the coding sequence ATGAGAACGACACTGACTCTCGACGATGATGTTCTGGAACTGGCCGCCCGGCAAGCCAAGCTGCGCGGCGTTTCGCTCGGCAAAACCGTTTCGGATCTGATGCGCAAGGGATTGAGCGCCTCCACTCCCGCCCAGGACAAGGATGGCCTCGTGGTGTTCCAACTGCCGGCGGACTCGCCGAAGGTGACCACGGACGACGTGCGCCGCATTGAAGCCGAGGGCGTATGA
- a CDS encoding sigma-70 family RNA polymerase sigma factor codes for MSDVTRILERAEQGDPAAAGDLLPLVYDELRRLAAHKMANEAAGHTLQPTALVHEAWLRLVGGEPQHWNGRSHFFAAAAEAMRRILIDNARRRQAARHGGGAARTDLEGVDLAAPQSDERLLAVHEALEQFERVDRRAAELVKLRCFVGLNMSEAAEALNLPLRSAERLWAYARAWLRREMDAPR; via the coding sequence GTGAGCGACGTCACGCGAATCCTCGAACGCGCCGAGCAAGGCGACCCCGCGGCCGCCGGGGATTTGCTGCCGCTGGTCTATGACGAGTTGCGCAGGCTGGCCGCGCACAAGATGGCCAATGAAGCCGCCGGCCATACGCTTCAACCCACCGCGCTCGTCCACGAAGCCTGGCTGCGCCTCGTCGGCGGCGAGCCGCAGCACTGGAATGGACGCAGCCATTTCTTCGCCGCCGCCGCGGAGGCGATGCGGCGCATCCTCATCGACAACGCCCGGCGGCGCCAGGCGGCGCGGCACGGCGGCGGCGCCGCGCGTACGGACCTCGAGGGAGTGGACCTGGCCGCGCCGCAGAGCGATGAACGGTTGCTCGCGGTCCACGAAGCGCTCGAACAATTCGAGCGCGTGGACCGCCGTGCGGCGGAACTGGTGAAGCTCCGCTGCTTCGTGGGACTGAACATGTCCGAAGCCGCCGAGGCCCTGAACCTACCGCTGCGCAGCGCCGAGCGGTTGTGGGCGTATGCGCGAGCGTGGTTGCGCCGCGAAATGGATGCGCCTCGGTAG